GTAGAGCTTGCGGCGCCCGCCGAAATAGCCCTTGGCGCGCTTCAGGATCTTCTTTCTGCGCTGGCGGGTCTTGGACCCGCCCTTTGCCCGTGGCATCTGTGATTCTCCTTTGGTCTCGAGGGGCCCGACCCCCTCACCCTACCCTCTCCCCCACTGGGGGAGAGGGGTTCAATTAAAGATAGGGGACGAGCCGTCTGAGTCTTGGCTCGTCCGCCTTCGAGATCATGCTCGGCTTGCGGAGCTTGCGCTTCCGCTTGGGGCCCTTGGCCTCGAGCTTGTGGCGCTTCCATCCCCTCCGATGCATGAGCTTGCCGGTGCCGGTGGCCTTGAGCCGCTTGGCCGCCGCCCGCTTCGTCTTCATCTTCGGCATGTTGGT
The DNA window shown above is from Candidatus Methylomirabilota bacterium and carries:
- the rpmI gene encoding 50S ribosomal protein L35, with product MPKMKTKRAAAKRLKATGTGKLMHRRGWKRHKLEAKGPKRKRKLRKPSMISKADEPRLRRLVPYL